One genomic window of Polyangium aurulentum includes the following:
- a CDS encoding 1-acyl-sn-glycerol-3-phosphate acyltransferase — MTMSYAMSSGNVEDAPRTRDHHIPEFRADVVRRSHGILSKVMRSYFRSEVRGAERLPSSQTIIVTHHDGGILPLNGVAFGVAWYDHFGFDRPLYVLTHDLLHSVCRPFSQLLADSGLMRADRKAMDAVLSTGQSVLIFPGAARESFRTFWDRKNIDLGGRKGFVAQAIRWGLPITPVVSAGSHETLVVLSGGHNLAKKIGLPKLVRSADVLPVLAGFPWGVWALPFLPQIPLPAKMTTEVMEPVNLSEALGRNLRPSDADNPEIVQAGFDLIVDRMRKQLSALYDERRYPILG, encoded by the coding sequence ATGACCATGAGCTATGCGATGAGCTCGGGAAACGTCGAGGACGCACCCCGCACGCGCGACCACCACATTCCCGAGTTCCGCGCCGACGTCGTACGCCGCTCGCACGGGATCCTCTCCAAGGTGATGCGCTCCTATTTCCGGAGCGAGGTGCGCGGCGCGGAGCGGTTGCCCTCATCGCAGACGATCATCGTCACGCATCATGACGGCGGCATCCTGCCGCTCAACGGCGTCGCCTTCGGCGTCGCCTGGTACGATCACTTCGGCTTCGACCGGCCCCTGTACGTGCTCACGCACGACCTTTTGCACAGCGTCTGCCGCCCATTCTCCCAGCTCCTCGCCGACTCCGGCCTGATGCGGGCGGATCGCAAGGCGATGGACGCCGTGCTCTCGACGGGGCAATCGGTGCTGATCTTCCCGGGCGCCGCGCGCGAGTCGTTCCGGACGTTCTGGGATCGAAAGAATATCGACCTCGGCGGGCGCAAGGGCTTCGTGGCTCAGGCGATCCGCTGGGGTCTGCCCATTACGCCGGTGGTCTCGGCGGGCTCGCACGAGACGCTCGTGGTCCTCTCCGGCGGCCACAACCTCGCGAAGAAGATCGGCCTGCCCAAGCTCGTGCGCTCCGCCGACGTGCTGCCCGTGCTCGCGGGCTTCCCGTGGGGCGTCTGGGCGCTGCCGTTCCTGCCGCAGATCCCGCTCCCCGCGAAGATGACGACCGAGGTCATGGAGCCGGTGAACCTCTCCGAGGCCCTCGGCCGTAACCTGAGGCCCTCGGACGCGGACAACCCCGAGATCGTGCAGGCCGGCTTCGACCTGATCGTCGATCGGATGCGCAAGCAGCTATCGGCGCTCTACGACGAGCGTCGATACCCGATCCTCGGCTGA
- a CDS encoding GNAT family N-acetyltransferase yields MIQLVPPRSAHAHLWFEWRNEPSAQRFMPIDPWSVEALRKRIIASVPDLSDHEKQEHRWIVQWQGEHVGIVGLLRPAWRLGYAEISYHLAQAYHRKGIATRAVMALIDRVFEETDLVRLFAFISVDNRASRRLVEKLGFVHEGTMREHFLIQGRRVDQCVYGLLRREWSSQRRTPVPASREK; encoded by the coding sequence ATGATCCAGCTCGTGCCGCCCCGCTCGGCGCACGCGCACCTGTGGTTCGAGTGGCGCAACGAGCCTTCCGCGCAGCGCTTCATGCCGATCGACCCGTGGTCCGTCGAGGCGCTCCGCAAGCGCATCATCGCCTCGGTGCCCGACCTGTCGGATCACGAGAAGCAAGAGCACCGCTGGATCGTGCAGTGGCAGGGCGAGCACGTGGGCATCGTGGGCCTCTTGCGCCCCGCGTGGCGGCTCGGCTACGCCGAGATCTCCTACCACCTCGCGCAGGCCTACCACCGCAAGGGCATCGCCACGCGCGCGGTGATGGCGCTCATCGATCGCGTCTTCGAGGAGACGGACCTCGTGCGCCTGTTCGCGTTCATCAGCGTCGACAACCGCGCCTCGCGCAGGCTGGTCGAGAAGCTCGGCTTCGTGCACGAGGGGACGATGCGCGAGCACTTCCTCATCCAGGGGCGCCGCGTGGACCAGTGCGTTTACGGCCTTCTGCGCCGTGAATGGTCGTCGCAGCGCCGCACCCCGGTGCCCGCGTCCCGCGAGAAGTGA
- a CDS encoding histidine phosphatase family protein: protein MLLEIVIVRHGQSEGNRDQVFTGHSPSPLTELGRRQAEATAERISLRPVDLIYASDLPRAMQTAEPLVGRTGAPFVTDAALRERDIGELTGMTFAELEAQRPDIWKAIMARDPSFRPPGGESSVDCRARVGAFLDGLFSRHEAGRIVIFTHGIAINQMLYHLMALVPEVMPPVVFQIENCSVQRIERRSDGTRRIACINDTAHLATLAIARSGTVP, encoded by the coding sequence ATGCTCCTCGAGATCGTCATCGTTCGTCACGGTCAGTCCGAAGGGAACAGAGACCAGGTTTTCACGGGCCACAGCCCCTCGCCGCTCACCGAGCTCGGGCGAAGGCAGGCCGAAGCCACGGCCGAGCGGATCTCGCTACGGCCCGTGGACCTCATCTACGCGAGCGACCTGCCGCGCGCGATGCAAACGGCCGAGCCGCTCGTGGGCAGGACGGGCGCGCCTTTCGTGACCGATGCCGCGCTGCGCGAGCGCGACATCGGCGAGCTGACGGGCATGACGTTCGCCGAGCTGGAGGCGCAGCGCCCGGACATCTGGAAGGCGATCATGGCGCGTGATCCGTCGTTTCGACCGCCCGGCGGCGAGTCGTCGGTCGACTGCCGCGCGCGGGTGGGCGCGTTCCTCGATGGGCTCTTCAGCCGTCACGAGGCGGGGCGCATCGTGATTTTCACCCATGGGATCGCGATCAACCAGATGCTCTATCACCTGATGGCGCTCGTCCCCGAGGTGATGCCGCCGGTGGTGTTCCAGATCGAGAACTGCTCGGTGCAGCGCATCGAGCGGCGCTCGGATGGCACGAGGCGCATCGCGTGCATCAACGACACCGCGCACCTGGCCACGCTCGCCATCGCCCGAAGCGGCACCGTGCCCTGA
- a CDS encoding HTTM domain-containing protein — protein sequence MDSAISDEGRAPDAPQNAAPTTPARRGESFRPRAWLELIRDVYFSIDRRTLGFTRIMLGFLCVMDLVRRTPDWLAMYSNQGVLPNHVNLWRPQAWGAFTFLNAFSTAPELWALWGVMLATYLCLMFGYKTRIAQVLTLVFVTSTNGRILLIENGGYVVFNLLVMWTAFLPLGDRFSIDTILDSMRRRKEATAEELNDRAGVIDERRLSPHVSFVVFVILLQISAIYFFNVVHKTGAAWKNGTAVHYVLYVDRMVTPLIGLVRYYAPPAVLLVLTKFVMFGEAALPYCILSPLARAWARRIALGLMNILHLGFGSTFVLGPFAWAMCVFSTLLITKDDWDIAARTMRRAHRARVVVFDARSGAALLFCRILKRLDRYELLSFRSGSGLEGGIAVENPKTNTTLRRSAAYADILAALPLGPTLAWLLRAPGVSHLVDAIARAVEARNVSRTFGLRVPRGPSTLLPAGPAPLRRVLGFGAVGLREMLVLFMFAGAVNQAAVELWCIKERWKVPQPEPLRMAAQKLRFLQGWFMFSPNPVMDDGTIVVDAKTIDGRSIDPFTGQPPNFDLTNAKSFGYNQIWSDYYNRMHLPANSAYREPMKDYMYRLPERTGRAEDVIVSGDVYWVKDMNPSFGKTNSTRFEKEKLFSFENPAARAQASNP from the coding sequence ATGGATTCCGCCATCTCCGACGAGGGCCGCGCGCCCGACGCGCCCCAGAACGCCGCCCCCACGACCCCTGCCCGCCGCGGCGAGAGCTTCCGTCCCCGGGCGTGGCTCGAGCTCATCCGCGACGTCTACTTCTCGATCGACCGGCGAACCCTGGGGTTCACGCGGATCATGCTCGGGTTCCTCTGCGTCATGGACCTCGTCCGGCGCACGCCCGACTGGCTCGCGATGTACTCGAACCAGGGCGTCCTGCCGAACCACGTGAACCTCTGGCGTCCCCAGGCCTGGGGCGCGTTCACGTTCCTCAATGCCTTCTCCACCGCGCCCGAGCTGTGGGCGCTGTGGGGCGTCATGCTCGCCACGTACCTGTGCCTGATGTTCGGGTACAAGACGCGGATCGCGCAGGTCCTGACCCTCGTCTTCGTCACGAGCACCAACGGCCGCATCCTGCTCATCGAGAACGGCGGATATGTCGTTTTCAACCTGCTCGTGATGTGGACGGCATTCTTGCCGCTGGGGGACCGGTTCTCCATCGACACCATCCTCGATTCGATGCGCCGCCGCAAGGAGGCCACCGCCGAGGAGCTGAACGACCGAGCGGGCGTCATCGACGAGCGCCGCCTCTCGCCGCACGTCTCCTTCGTCGTCTTCGTCATCCTGCTGCAGATCTCGGCGATCTATTTCTTCAACGTCGTCCACAAGACCGGGGCCGCGTGGAAGAACGGGACCGCGGTCCATTACGTGCTTTACGTGGATCGGATGGTCACGCCGCTCATCGGGTTGGTCCGGTATTACGCGCCTCCGGCGGTCTTGCTGGTATTGACGAAATTCGTCATGTTCGGCGAGGCGGCTCTGCCGTATTGCATTCTGTCGCCCCTCGCGAGGGCGTGGGCGCGGCGCATCGCCCTCGGGCTCATGAACATCCTTCACCTCGGCTTCGGCTCGACGTTCGTCCTCGGGCCCTTCGCCTGGGCGATGTGCGTGTTCTCGACGCTGCTCATCACGAAGGACGACTGGGACATCGCCGCCCGCACGATGCGCCGCGCGCACCGCGCCCGCGTGGTGGTGTTCGACGCGCGCTCGGGCGCCGCCCTCCTGTTCTGCCGCATCCTCAAGCGCCTCGACCGCTACGAGCTGCTCTCCTTCCGCTCGGGGAGCGGCCTCGAGGGCGGCATCGCCGTCGAGAACCCGAAGACCAACACGACCCTGCGCCGCTCGGCCGCGTACGCCGACATCCTCGCCGCGCTGCCGCTCGGGCCGACCCTCGCTTGGCTCCTGCGCGCGCCGGGCGTCTCGCACCTCGTCGACGCGATCGCCCGGGCCGTCGAGGCGCGCAACGTCTCACGCACGTTCGGCCTGCGCGTGCCTCGCGGCCCCTCGACGCTCCTGCCCGCGGGCCCGGCGCCGCTCCGGCGCGTCCTCGGCTTCGGCGCCGTGGGCCTGCGCGAGATGCTGGTGCTCTTCATGTTCGCGGGCGCGGTGAACCAGGCCGCCGTGGAGCTGTGGTGCATCAAGGAGCGCTGGAAGGTGCCTCAGCCCGAGCCGCTCCGCATGGCCGCGCAGAAGCTCCGCTTCCTCCAGGGCTGGTTCATGTTCTCGCCGAACCCGGTCATGGACGACGGCACCATCGTGGTGGACGCGAAGACCATCGACGGGCGCTCGATCGACCCGTTCACCGGGCAGCCGCCGAACTTCGACCTCACGAACGCCAAGAGCTTCGGCTACAACCAGATCTGGAGCGATTACTACAATCGCATGCACCTGCCGGCGAACTCGGCCTATCGCGAGCCGATGAAGGACTACATGTACCGGCTGCCCGAGCGCACCGGCCGCGCCGAGGACGTCATCGTGTCGGGCGACGTCTACTGGGTGAAGGACATGAACCCGAGCTTCGGCAAGACCAACTCGACCCGGTTCGAGAAGGAGAAGCTCTTCTCGTTCGAGAACCCCGCCGCCCGCGCCCAGGCCTCGAACCCCTGA
- a CDS encoding DUF3570 domain-containing protein yields MIRRLLPVLFSLLVLALSAPPSARAASNDEEVEILVLSVLEAEYAGGQHKEALEKLNLAKQACATKSACSPKIRAQLYVALGTVYAGGLKKPKEAKDAFATALREDPTITLFPKYTSPDIEKSFNEARGGGGSAPSSGGDTEPQEKAPAPAQQAEPGELKKTYKGGRAPRGWRSGEAAFYYTEAVRSEKAQEWVDCISYGQASLAAENRASTRFLMASCEERAGLWVEAMGDYQTVADSAPRLGMRGLGVQAGRRADELRKKIPKLVIRKSSKAEELKVRLNGVEIDNDKLGGEIWVNPGERTVIATGKVNGVDSEFEQTVNVGEFESVTVDLKLEPKGKGGKNVDRSVFKCMVEAKTQAEFDKCAAKGKQSLGLNLRFGSEVSGYHDSDRVDVVTPAFFASVESPTGGWGFGGSILVDVVTAASSDIVSTASPRWTEVRYVPALGGHKKFGDVDVNLHAGFSIEPDYFASSVGTTIAVDLKQKTITPSLTYDFGYDVQGRAGTSYDTFSRRITRHGIDLASTFVLDKSSILATSFTTIIENGDSSKPYRAIPMFSKDIAPRVLPGQSIASVNFYRNPERVLEQLPLSRLRFAVAGRYAHRFTSSTLRVDERLYVDNWGLKASTTDMRLPFDVGKSLRLWPHLRFHGQTGVSFWKLAYVAEQTPTGLQVPALRSGDRELGPLLALTGGAGARVSFGETKNWGLTFTGDVIYTRFLETLFILQRFGYFGALTLEVDVE; encoded by the coding sequence GTGATTCGTCGGCTCCTGCCCGTCCTGTTTTCCCTCCTCGTCCTCGCACTGTCTGCGCCGCCCTCCGCGCGCGCGGCGAGCAACGACGAAGAGGTCGAGATCCTCGTCTTGAGCGTCCTCGAAGCCGAGTACGCCGGAGGCCAGCACAAAGAGGCGCTCGAGAAGCTCAACCTCGCCAAGCAAGCCTGCGCGACGAAGAGCGCGTGCAGCCCGAAGATCCGGGCGCAGCTCTACGTCGCGCTCGGCACCGTGTACGCCGGAGGCTTGAAGAAGCCCAAGGAGGCAAAGGACGCGTTCGCCACGGCCCTGAGAGAGGACCCGACGATCACGCTCTTCCCCAAGTACACCTCGCCCGACATCGAGAAGTCGTTCAACGAGGCGCGCGGCGGCGGCGGCAGCGCCCCGTCGAGCGGCGGCGACACGGAGCCGCAGGAGAAGGCGCCGGCGCCGGCGCAGCAGGCCGAGCCCGGCGAGCTCAAGAAGACCTACAAGGGAGGTCGCGCTCCACGCGGCTGGCGCAGCGGCGAGGCGGCCTTCTACTACACGGAGGCCGTGCGCAGCGAGAAGGCGCAGGAGTGGGTCGACTGCATCAGCTACGGCCAGGCGTCGCTCGCCGCGGAGAACCGCGCCTCGACGCGCTTCTTGATGGCCTCGTGCGAGGAGCGCGCGGGGCTGTGGGTCGAGGCGATGGGCGACTACCAGACGGTGGCCGACTCGGCGCCGCGGCTCGGCATGCGCGGGCTCGGCGTGCAGGCGGGCCGGCGCGCCGACGAGCTGCGCAAGAAGATTCCGAAGCTCGTCATCCGCAAGTCCTCGAAGGCCGAGGAGCTGAAGGTCCGCCTGAACGGCGTCGAGATCGACAACGACAAGCTCGGCGGCGAGATCTGGGTGAACCCCGGCGAGCGCACGGTGATCGCGACGGGCAAGGTCAACGGCGTCGACAGCGAGTTCGAGCAGACCGTCAACGTCGGCGAGTTCGAGAGCGTCACCGTCGATCTGAAGCTCGAGCCGAAGGGCAAGGGCGGCAAGAACGTCGACCGCTCCGTCTTCAAGTGCATGGTCGAGGCCAAGACGCAGGCCGAGTTCGACAAGTGCGCAGCGAAGGGCAAGCAGAGCCTGGGGCTCAACCTGCGCTTCGGCAGCGAGGTCAGCGGCTACCACGACTCCGATCGCGTCGACGTGGTGACGCCGGCGTTCTTCGCGAGCGTCGAGAGCCCGACGGGCGGCTGGGGCTTCGGCGGATCGATCCTCGTCGACGTGGTGACGGCGGCGTCGAGCGACATCGTCTCCACGGCGTCGCCGCGCTGGACCGAGGTGCGCTACGTGCCCGCGCTCGGCGGCCACAAGAAGTTCGGCGACGTCGACGTGAACCTGCACGCGGGCTTCTCGATCGAGCCCGACTACTTCGCGAGCTCGGTGGGCACGACGATCGCGGTCGACCTGAAGCAGAAGACGATCACGCCGAGCCTGACGTACGACTTCGGGTACGACGTGCAGGGCCGCGCAGGCACGAGCTACGACACGTTCTCGCGCCGCATCACGCGCCACGGGATCGACCTCGCCTCGACGTTCGTGCTCGACAAGTCGTCGATCCTGGCGACGTCGTTCACGACGATCATCGAGAACGGCGACAGCTCGAAGCCCTACCGCGCGATCCCGATGTTCTCGAAGGACATCGCGCCGCGCGTGCTGCCGGGTCAGTCGATCGCGAGCGTGAACTTCTACCGCAACCCCGAGCGCGTGCTCGAGCAGCTCCCCTTGAGCCGCTTGCGCTTCGCCGTGGCCGGCCGCTACGCGCACCGCTTCACCTCGAGCACGCTGCGCGTCGACGAGCGGCTCTACGTCGACAACTGGGGCCTGAAGGCGAGCACGACCGACATGCGCTTGCCCTTCGACGTCGGCAAGAGCCTGCGCCTCTGGCCGCACCTGCGCTTCCACGGCCAGACGGGCGTGAGCTTCTGGAAACTCGCGTACGTCGCAGAGCAGACGCCGACAGGCCTGCAAGTGCCCGCGCTGCGGTCGGGCGATCGAGAGCTCGGTCCGCTGCTCGCGCTGACGGGCGGAGCCGGCGCGCGCGTCTCGTTCGGCGAGACCAAGAACTGGGGTCTCACGTTCACGGGCGACGTGATCTACACACGATTCCTGGAGACACTCTTCATCCTGCAGCGCTTCGGATACTTCGGTGCGCTCACGCTGGAGGTGGACGTCGAATGA
- a CDS encoding DUF4266 domain-containing protein → MTDRRSAPARAVRLVLVLCVMTAALVTGAGCAPVAPYERGKLAHPTMAASDMSGFGESHLRAITEGATGGNGGTGSGCGCN, encoded by the coding sequence ATGACCGATCGTCGTTCCGCGCCTGCCCGCGCCGTCAGGCTCGTCCTCGTCCTTTGCGTCATGACCGCGGCCCTCGTCACGGGCGCCGGCTGCGCGCCGGTCGCCCCGTACGAGCGCGGCAAGCTCGCGCATCCGACCATGGCCGCGAGCGACATGTCGGGATTTGGCGAATCGCACCTGCGCGCCATCACCGAGGGCGCCACCGGCGGCAACGGCGGCACGGGCAGCGGTTGCGGTTGCAACTGA
- a CDS encoding aspartate/glutamate racemase family protein has product MSPAASPRTSKTRTNPAGLLLGLALLSAIATAAFAGCGGISVGDQSCTEDSKVNDKEDDCPYGPPGGPKVAPGGCPNIVVMDDPLICTKSWDDIFPILTGSAGNCSLGGCHGEAPGARGIYLPANDPNAFYDELKGYVGSQGYPYINDMDPARSWILCNLAGTPGGGSPMPPPSGLSAEDLMIIQEWAECGLRKTPIPDGGI; this is encoded by the coding sequence ATGAGCCCCGCAGCATCCCCGCGCACGAGCAAGACCAGGACCAACCCCGCGGGCCTCCTTCTCGGCCTCGCCCTCCTCTCCGCCATCGCGACAGCCGCCTTCGCGGGCTGCGGCGGGATTAGCGTCGGCGACCAGTCGTGCACCGAGGACTCGAAGGTGAACGACAAGGAAGACGACTGCCCCTACGGCCCCCCCGGCGGCCCGAAGGTCGCCCCCGGCGGCTGCCCCAACATCGTGGTGATGGACGACCCGTTGATCTGCACCAAGAGCTGGGACGACATCTTCCCGATCCTCACGGGCTCGGCGGGCAACTGCAGCCTCGGCGGCTGCCACGGCGAGGCCCCCGGCGCGCGCGGCATCTACCTGCCCGCCAACGACCCCAACGCCTTCTACGACGAGCTCAAGGGCTACGTTGGTAGCCAGGGCTACCCCTACATCAACGACATGGACCCGGCGCGGTCGTGGATCCTCTGCAACCTCGCGGGGACGCCGGGCGGCGGCTCGCCCATGCCCCCGCCGAGCGGCCTGAGCGCCGAGGACCTCATGATCATCCAGGAGTGGGCCGAGTGCGGCCTGAGGAAGACGCCCATCCCCGATGGGGGGATCTGA
- a CDS encoding TlpA family protein disulfide reductase, whose translation MSSRSSIVRTLSALLAGAALTLTLAACGGGAESGGGAETAAGAQGGLVGKPAPDLTAEAVTGEGPKTIQEASGKVTIVDFWATFCGPCKKSFPKYQALVDESAGELTVIAVSVDEPDNADKAKIEAFVKETGVKFAVVWDKDQSIVKKYGVEKMPTSFIVDKTGVIRHVHAGYAEGEEDKIGEEVKALISGQ comes from the coding sequence ATGAGCTCGAGATCGTCGATTGTCCGCACCCTCAGCGCGCTCCTCGCCGGCGCGGCCCTCACGCTGACCCTCGCTGCCTGCGGCGGCGGCGCCGAATCCGGTGGCGGAGCCGAGACCGCGGCCGGCGCACAGGGTGGCCTCGTCGGCAAGCCCGCGCCGGATCTCACCGCCGAGGCGGTGACCGGCGAGGGCCCCAAGACGATCCAGGAGGCGTCCGGCAAGGTCACCATCGTGGACTTCTGGGCGACCTTCTGCGGCCCCTGCAAGAAGTCGTTCCCCAAGTACCAGGCCCTCGTCGACGAGTCCGCCGGCGAGCTCACGGTCATCGCCGTCTCCGTCGACGAGCCCGACAACGCCGACAAGGCCAAGATCGAGGCGTTCGTCAAGGAGACCGGCGTGAAGTTCGCCGTGGTCTGGGACAAGGATCAGAGCATCGTGAAGAAGTACGGCGTCGAGAAGATGCCGACGAGCTTCATCGTCGACAAGACCGGCGTCATCCGCCACGTGCACGCGGGCTACGCCGAGGGCGAGGAAGACAAGATCGGCGAAGAGGTCAAGGCGCTGATCAGCGGTCAGTGA
- the otsB gene encoding trehalose-phosphatase, protein MDAAEIVARAAGARSLLVATDFDGTIAEIVTIPDAARAREDALAALAALARAEGVHVAVISGRTIESLRALTSSLPPVWRVAEHGAFVVPPQRGDEVPRAESAPHDVRALDELESLTNRAAARFPGMRVERKSAGVAVHVREVAPHDLLAATAELSGSFAGRVAELGLELMHGRQVFEARSPLCSKHAALERILSRLPAGTLPIYAGDDTTDEGAIALAKEKGGIGVYIASNERAFASIEPSVVLASPAEWARVLGEIAAQRRVAAAPRSGSH, encoded by the coding sequence ATGGACGCAGCCGAGATCGTTGCGCGGGCGGCAGGGGCTCGCTCGTTGCTCGTGGCGACCGATTTCGACGGCACGATCGCCGAGATCGTCACCATCCCCGACGCCGCTCGGGCCCGTGAAGACGCGCTCGCGGCGCTGGCCGCCCTCGCCCGCGCCGAGGGCGTGCACGTCGCGGTGATCTCGGGACGCACCATCGAGAGCCTGCGCGCTCTCACCAGCTCGCTGCCGCCCGTGTGGCGCGTGGCCGAGCACGGCGCGTTCGTGGTGCCCCCGCAGCGCGGCGACGAGGTCCCCCGGGCCGAGAGCGCTCCGCACGACGTGCGCGCGCTCGACGAGCTCGAGAGCCTCACGAATCGCGCCGCCGCCCGCTTTCCGGGCATGCGCGTCGAGCGCAAGTCCGCAGGCGTCGCGGTGCACGTGCGCGAGGTGGCGCCGCACGACCTGCTCGCCGCGACGGCCGAGCTGTCGGGCAGCTTCGCCGGGCGCGTGGCCGAGCTGGGCCTCGAGCTGATGCACGGCAGGCAGGTGTTCGAGGCGCGCAGCCCGCTCTGCTCGAAGCACGCCGCGCTCGAGCGCATCCTGTCGCGCTTGCCCGCGGGCACGCTGCCGATCTACGCGGGCGACGACACGACCGACGAGGGAGCGATCGCGCTCGCGAAAGAGAAGGGCGGCATCGGGGTCTACATCGCGTCGAACGAGCGCGCGTTCGCGTCGATCGAGCCGAGCGTGGTGCTCGCCTCACCCGCGGAGTGGGCGAGGGTGCTCGGAGAGATCGCGGCGCAACGGCGCGTGGCCGCTGCGCCGCGAAGCGGATCTCACTGA
- a CDS encoding NUDIX hydrolase: MTGTPEDPHLIAEPAPPRLAVGAAVIDRDESEPRVLLIRRAHPPLQGAWSLPGGRVEPGERLADAVLREVFEESGLVVRVGPLVEVVEIIEPPFHYVILDYACERTGGALRPGDDASEVALVRSDALGNFGVTDAVLRVAMRALSLV; encoded by the coding sequence GTGACGGGCACGCCCGAAGACCCTCACCTCATAGCCGAGCCCGCTCCCCCGCGCCTCGCGGTCGGCGCCGCCGTCATCGACCGCGACGAATCCGAGCCGCGCGTCCTGCTCATTCGCCGCGCCCACCCACCTTTACAGGGCGCCTGGTCATTGCCAGGCGGGCGCGTGGAGCCTGGAGAACGCCTCGCCGACGCCGTCTTGCGCGAGGTCTTCGAGGAATCAGGGCTGGTCGTCCGTGTCGGACCCCTCGTCGAGGTCGTGGAGATCATCGAGCCGCCCTTCCATTACGTGATCCTCGACTACGCCTGCGAGCGCACGGGCGGCGCGCTCCGTCCTGGCGACGATGCGAGCGAGGTGGCCCTGGTGCGAAGCGACGCGCTCGGCAACTTCGGTGTGACCGACGCGGTATTGCGCGTCGCCATGCGTGCTCTGTCACTGGTTTGA
- a CDS encoding transglutaminase-like domain-containing protein, producing MRAAAPSPPRSGRSLASRPFAPLLLATFVALSARADAQASLLHEFVPPNPNEDLSFTTTTIDGDLHAAVQTPSGVATAPDPRRPPDAKSLYGGSTTDDSPDSTYEPDRDTRRPNVENYEDPFTPSTAPFKRLRAFDAVLDDYTLAVRDKTLHPLPVGGALGPGDEPFYGDFSVGLIPDQPVRIPSVGPGARLLRMHVNPETRVEVSRDGADNWFIRGHERKEVRVVVEIGISRNVFGSEYADVEWSALNLLVPPQPAAHNKAFNQVAEAVGISRSMRPRDVVGKMVNYFRAFAPSDEPPRERDDIYLDLALSKKGVCRHRSFAFLVTALNIGIPTRMVVNEAHAWVETFDGNLWHRIDLGGAANNLETEQDASRPPYVPPPDPYSWPEAQDSGQNLAERSRNDPSGQQSGGGDAQNGGPGATSAPSTSSSAAPTTSAPTPAEPPPAQPNLPPSEISVGEVSRDVRRGTPIRLQGEVKSAGNICPFVRIDVVLRGPAAPEGIVVGSLSTDERGAYDGSVVIPRELSLGDYDLSLRTPGSAACAAGVSK from the coding sequence ATGCGCGCGGCTGCACCCTCCCCTCCTCGCTCCGGCCGCTCCCTCGCGAGCCGGCCCTTCGCGCCGCTCCTGCTCGCCACCTTCGTCGCGCTCAGCGCACGCGCCGATGCCCAGGCCTCGCTCCTGCACGAGTTCGTTCCCCCGAACCCCAACGAGGACCTCTCCTTCACCACGACCACCATCGACGGCGACCTCCACGCCGCCGTGCAGACGCCGAGCGGCGTCGCCACCGCGCCCGATCCCAGGCGGCCCCCCGATGCAAAGAGCCTCTACGGAGGCTCCACCACCGACGACTCCCCGGACTCCACCTACGAGCCCGACCGCGATACACGAAGACCCAACGTCGAGAATTACGAGGACCCCTTCACCCCCTCCACCGCGCCCTTCAAGCGATTGCGCGCATTCGACGCCGTCCTCGACGATTACACGCTCGCGGTCCGCGACAAGACCCTCCACCCCCTCCCCGTCGGCGGCGCCCTCGGCCCCGGCGATGAGCCTTTCTACGGCGACTTCTCCGTCGGCCTCATCCCCGACCAGCCCGTCCGCATCCCCAGCGTCGGCCCGGGAGCGCGCCTCCTGCGCATGCACGTCAACCCCGAGACCCGCGTCGAGGTCTCGCGCGACGGCGCCGATAACTGGTTCATCCGCGGCCACGAGCGCAAAGAGGTCCGCGTCGTCGTCGAGATCGGCATCTCCCGCAACGTCTTCGGCAGCGAATACGCCGACGTCGAATGGAGCGCCCTCAACCTCCTCGTCCCACCGCAGCCCGCCGCCCATAACAAGGCCTTCAACCAGGTCGCCGAGGCCGTCGGCATATCGCGCAGCATGCGCCCCCGCGACGTCGTCGGCAAAATGGTCAACTACTTCCGCGCATTCGCCCCCTCCGACGAGCCGCCCCGCGAGCGCGACGACATCTACCTCGACCTCGCCCTCTCCAAGAAGGGCGTCTGCCGCCATCGATCGTTCGCGTTCCTCGTCACCGCCCTCAACATCGGCATCCCCACGCGCATGGTCGTCAACGAGGCCCACGCGTGGGTCGAGACCTTCGATGGCAACCTCTGGCACCGCATCGACCTCGGCGGCGCCGCCAATAACCTCGAGACCGAGCAGGACGCCTCGCGCCCGCCCTACGTGCCCCCGCCCGACCCCTATAGCTGGCCCGAGGCCCAGGACTCCGGCCAGAACCTCGCCGAGCGCTCCCGCAATGACCCGAGCGGCCAGCAGAGCGGCGGCGGCGATGCGCAGAATGGCGGGCCAGGCGCGACGTCCGCGCCCTCGACGAGCTCCTCCGCCGCGCCCACCACGAGCGCGCCCACGCCCGCCGAGCCACCCCCCGCCCAGCCAAACCTGCCCCCGAGCGAGATCTCGGTCGGCGAGGTCAGCCGCGACGTGCGCCGCGGAACGCCCATCCGCCTCCAGGGCGAGGTGAAGAGCGCCGGCAACATCTGCCCCTTCGTCCGCATCGACGTCGTCCTCCGCGGCCCCGCGGCCCCCGAGGGCATCGTCGTCGGCTCGCTCTCCACCGACGAGCGCGGCGCCTACGACGGATCGGTCGTGATCCCGCGCGAGCTGTCCCTCGGCGATTACGACCTCTCCCTGCGCACCCCCGGCAGCGCCGCCTGCGCCGCGGGAGTGTCGAAGTGA